In Silene latifolia isolate original U9 population chromosome X, ASM4854445v1, whole genome shotgun sequence, the following proteins share a genomic window:
- the LOC141622891 gene encoding protein SMAX1-LIKE 7-like — MPTPVTTARQCLTDEAARALNDAVSVAKRRNHAQTTSLHAVSALLTPSFSLLRDSLSRARSSAYSPRLQLRALDLCVSVSLDRLPTLKSSNSTEVNDDFAPPISNSLMAAIKRSQAHQRRQPDMYHLSQINHINNSNNNNGALSISCIKVELKHFVLSILDDPIVSRVLGEAGFRSSDIKLAIIQPPRWTAAGMIPRRPPLFLCNLTGSGLGVGVDENCKRISEVMVRKKGERNPVLIGVCANDALIRFKENVIKGGVIKEFIRVKLVCLEKEIKEKDSLGLEVKIQEAKSKAESESKSKMETETGEEGIKVVVNLGEISELISDNEVVIKKVSGLVEECGNKVRLIMEARDYEMYSKLIGRFPNVDKDWDLQPLPITASSSSSSTTAFDPKSSLMGSFVPFGGFFPTPSDFRAPLTAVRQPFIRCNACNESYERELRAALNEGSVVAVSGGDQSSSMPSWLQRAETDPSKSGNTVAQVNDVRNEKISCLQKKWDDNCRLVHQKYPFSIPPVSLPYLQVAPPLGFPLMANVQGSHSSSGDSSLNERACSNSSSSIQIAAQNISPQKQVMKPDFPKGSIEIAEYHPPHYPLSTVPVTTDLGLGMISAPKSENNKKHFLQEHDRRSNHGGLSMEPDFGDYKALFRKLTEVVPWQSEAICRITEIISSCQIRRRSIWLNFVGPDKIGQKKIAQTLADAIHGRKDYLIALNLSCQDSTKMPNSLFQGMKEFDINASRITVVDHIAQELSKKPQSVVFLENVDEADPLVQNSLTRAIQTGKFPDTRGKEVAITNVFFVMTSKGTNNEKNLSPRREFIKFLEEKILEAKNWEMQLAIRSVPCRSNETTVSLLSPKYPSAKRKLSNFSDSPEDLDEPKRLNKMTKKSLDLNLPLEDSVEMDCYEGGPISDMSKAWLKDFLDQVDGNVAFKQFDFDALADSLLRKMRSKLEETLSQGQRISLEIDHEVMLQVLAATWFADEKGAVDEWIKDVLGSSLSEARERYHVSDESVVRLGSSEGVRVKEWAPGIRLPRRINLSI; from the exons ATGCCGACGCCGGTGACAACAGCGAGGCAATGTCTAACAGACGAAGCAGCACGCGCACTAAACGACGCCGTTTCAGTAGCAAAACGACGTAACCACGCACAAACGACGTCGTTACACGCAGTTTCCGCACTTCTCACACCTTCCTTCTCTCTCCTCCGCGATTCTCTCTCACGCGCGAGAAGTAGCGCGTACTCTCCACGTCTTCAGCTACGCGCCCTAGACCTCTGCGTTTCCGTCTCGCTTGACCGTCTTCCGACTTTAAAATCCTCAAATTCTACTGAAGTAAATGACGATTTTGCCCCTCCGATATCGAATTCTCTTATGGCCGCCATTAAAAGATCTCAAGCTCATCAACGTCGTCAACCTGATATGTATCACCTTTCTCAAATCAAtcatattaataatagtaataataataacggAGCGTTGTCGATTTCGTGTATTAAAGTTGAATTGAAGCATTTTGTGTTGTCAATTTTGGATGATCCGATTGTAAGTCGGGTTTTAGGTGAGGCAGGGTTTCGGAGCTCCGATATTAAGTTAGCGATAATTCAACCGCCGCGGTGGACGGCGGCGGGTATGATTCCGAGACGCCCGCCgttgtttttatgtaatttaaCTGGTTCCGGTTTGGGAGTCGGTGTCGATGAGAATTGTAAGAGGATAAGTGAGGTGATGGTGAGGAAGAAAGGAGAAAGGAATCCTGTGTTGATTGGTGTATGTGCTAATGATGCGTTAATTAGGTTTAAGGAAAATGTAATTAAGGGAGGAGTAATTAAGGAGTTTATTAGAGTTAAATTAGTGTGTTTAGAGAAGGAGATTAAGGAAAAGGATAGTTTAGGGTTGGAGGTTAAGATACAGGAAGCGAAATCGAAAGCGGAGTCGGAGTCGAAGTCGAAAATGGAGACGGAGACGGGGGAGGAAGGGATTAAGGTTGTGGTTAATTTGGGTGAGATTAGTGAGTTAATTAGTGATAATGAGGTGGTGATTAAGAAGGTGAGTGGATTAGTGGAAGAGTGTGGTAATAAGGTGAGGTTAATTATGGAAGCAAGAGATTATGAGATGTATAGTAAATTAATTGGGAGATTTCCTAATGTTGATAAAGATTGGGATCTACAACCGTTACCCATTACGGCTTCGTCGTCTTCGTCGAGTACTACGGCTTTCGATCCCAAGTCCAG TTTGATGGGGTCCTTTGTTCCATTTGGAGGTTTCTTTCCAACGCCTTCCGACTTCAGAGCTCCATTAACTGCTGTGAGACAGCCGTTTATTCGGTGTAATGCGTGCAATGAAAGCTATGAGAGGGAGCTTCGTGCTGCCCTGAATGAAGGATCTGTAGTTGCGGTTTCTGGTGGTGACCAGTCTTCAAGCATGCCTTCCTGGTTACAAAGAGCCGAAACTGATCCTAGCAAGTCGGGAAATACAGTAGCTCAG GTCAATGATGTCAGAAATGAGAAAATTTCATGCCTCCAGAAGAAATGGGATGATAATTGTCGTCTAGTTCATCAAAAGTATCCATTTTCCATTCCACCCGTCTCCCTACCTTATCTTCAAGTTGCCCCGCCTCTCGGCTTTCCATTGATGGCCAATGTTCAAGGCAGTCATAGTAGCAGCGGCGATTCTTCCTTGAATGAAAGAGCGTGCTCCAACTCAAGCTCGAGTATCCAAATTGCAGCACAGAACATCTCTCCTCAAAAGCAGGTTATGAAACCTGATTTCCCCAAAGGATCAATAGAAATAGCGGAGTATCATCCACCTCATTACCCGCTGTCCACCGTCCCTGTTACTACTGATCTTGGCTTGGGAATGATTTCTGCTCCCAAATCCGAGAACAACAAGAAGCATTTCTTACAAGAGCATGACCGTCGCTCAAACCATGGTGGTCTTAGTATGGAGCCTGACTTTGGCGATTACAAGGCACTTTTCAGAAAATTGACAGAGGTTGTTCCATGGCAAAGCGAAGCAATTTGCAGAATTACTGAGATAATTTCAAGTTGTCAGATTCGAAGGAGGAGTATATGGCTCAACTTTGTTGGACCCGATAAAATAGGACAAAAGAAAATTGCCCAAACCCTAGCTGATGCGATTCATGGCAGAAAAGATTATTTGATTGCTCTGAATTTAAGTTGCCAAGACAGTACTAAGATGCCCAACTCCCTTTTCCAAGGGATGAAAGAGTTTGACATAAACGCGAGTAGGATCACAGTGGTGGATCATATAGCTCAGGAGTTGAGCAAGAAGCCACAGTCGGTCGTCTTTCTTGAAAATGTAGACGAGGCAGATCCATTGGTTCAGAATAGCCTGACCCGGGCCATTCAGACGGGTAAATTTCCGGATACCCGAGGAAAGGAAGTTGCGATTACTAATGTGTTTTTTGTGATGACTTCTAAAGGGACCAACAACGAGAAAAACCTGTCTCCGAGAAGGGAATTTATCAAATTTCTGGAAGAGAAGATTTTGGAAGCTAAAAACTGGGAAATGCAGCTAGCAATAAGGAGTGTGCCTTGTAGAAGTAATGAAACAACCGTGTCACTTTTATCCCCCAAATACCCTTCAGCTAAGAGGAAGCTCTCCAACTTTAGCGACTCACCCGAGGACTTAGACGAACCAAAACGACTCAACAAGATGACTAAAAAGTCCCTGGACTTGAATTTGCCATTGGAAGATTCAGTGGAGATGGACTGCTATGAAGGTGGCCCGATTTCTGACATGTCCAAAGCTTGGCTGAAAGATTTTTTGGACCAAGTTGATGGCAATGTGGCATTCAAGCAGTTTGATTTCGACGCCCTAGCTGATAGCTTATTGAGGAAGATGCGATCAAAGCTCGAGGAAACCTTGAGCCAGGGACAAAGGATTTCGCTAGAGATTGATCATGAAGTAATGCTGCAAGTTCTTGCAGCTACCTGGTTTGCGGATGAGAAGGGAGCAGTGGATGAGTGGATCAAAGACGTTTTGGGCTCTAGCCTCTCAGAGGCGCGGGAGAGGTACCATGTGAGTGACGAGTCTGTCGTTAGACTCGGGTCGTCTGAAGGTGTTCGTGTTAAAGAATGGGCTCCCGGGATTCGTCTTCCCCGGAGAATAAATTTGAGTATCTGA